A stretch of Gadus chalcogrammus isolate NIFS_2021 chromosome 9, NIFS_Gcha_1.0, whole genome shotgun sequence DNA encodes these proteins:
- the LOC130388776 gene encoding olfactomedin-4-like — protein MYLATILQLFTLHITFHQVAYALDACICEFENAEKPFPHNKLNTVEQGAVKCNQDVNPQKALEFDGLLLALEQRLPELVAVVSELEQENDGDLYGAITLQVIHNDMAEIQQLVNRLNSTHLGFRQQNSDVSETLQYIKEEMQQLEAFDTMQTVKREKTNNRLTRDLDHCKNGRHLIPTVIPSHGGGPRLVNVTGPRVYTAGEYPGSYKFGSWGRDPKPDAGKENWYWRVILTSSNVYAHYVRRYTTLSALIVGISTPGNVQISPSNPTTNTIQGPSAVLYGEALYYNCYKEAAVCRFNLTSKTVQSTMLPEGTRVNSKGNYCHLEACYPYTDLDLATDENGVWVVYTTTQDRGNLVLARVEVEDGRPVLGETWHTSVYKNSATNSFVAFGVLYATRYVSPEVEEIFYSLDTATGVERFDIGIHISKMSNHIYSVNYSPVDQMIHVYGEGFMTSYKAKFE, from the exons atgtatCTTGCTACGATTCTCCAACTCTTCACGCTGCACATTACTTTTCATCAG GTGGCCTATGCCCTTGACGCTTGTATTTGTGAGTTTGAGAATGCAGAGAAACCGTTTCCTCACAACAAACTCAACACTGTGGAGCAAGGCGCTGTGAAATGTAACCAGGACGTCAATCCACAGAAG GCCCTGGAGTTTGATGGTCTGCTGTTGGCCCTGGAGCAGCGCTTGCCCGAGCTGGTGGCTGTGGTGTctgagctggagcaggagaacGATGGGGATCTGTACGGGGCCATCACCCTGCAGGTCATCCACAACGACATGGCTGAGATTCAGCAGCTCGTGAACAGGCTCAACAGCACCCACCTCGGGTTTAGGCAACAAAACAGCGACGTGTCTGAGACG CTGCAATATATAAAAGAAGAGATGCAGCAGCTGGAAGCGTTTGACACCATGCAGacggtgaagagagagaagaccAACAACCGTCTCACCAGAGACCTGGACCACTGCAAGAATGGACGCCACCTTATTCCCACAGTCATTCCTTCACATG GTGGCGGTCCTCGACTTGTCAACGTGACGGGCCCGAGGGTCTACACAGCAGGAGAATACCCAGGCTCTTACAAGTTCGGATCCTGGGGTCGTGACCCCAAACCTGACGCTGGGAAGGAGAATTGGTATTGGCGTGTGATTCTGACCAGCAGCAACGTATACGCCCATTATGTGAGGCGCTACACCACTCTGAGCGCCCTGATAGTCGGGATCAGCACTCCAG GCAATGTCCAGATCAGCCCCAGTAACCCAACCACTAACACTATCCAGGGGCCGAGCGCTGTGCTTTATGGAGAAGCGCTGTACTATAACTGCTACAAAGAGGCGGCCGTCTGTAGGTTCAACCTCACCAGCAAGACTGTTCAATCCACAATGCTGCCCGAAGGAACCAG GGTCAACTCCAAAGGCAACTACTGCCACCTCGAAGCCTGCTACCCGTACACAGACCTGGACCTGGCCACCGACGAGAACGGCGTCTGGGTGGTCTACACTACCACCCAGGACCGCGGCAACCTGGTGCTGGCCCGGGTGGAGGTAGAAGACGGACGGCCCGTGCTGGGTGAAACCTGGCACACGTCGGTCTACAAGAATTCGGCGACCAATAGCTTCGTGGCGTTTGGCGTCCTCTACGCCACACGCTACGTCAgcccggaggtggaggagatctTCTACTCTTTGGACACCGCCACGGGTGTGGAGAGGTTCGACATCGGCATACACATCAGCAAAATGTCCAACCATATCTATTCGGTGAACTACAGCCCAGTGGATCAAATGATACATGTCTATGGGGAAGGGTTTATGACCTCCTACAAGGCTAAGTTTGAGTAG